In a single window of the Alphaproteobacteria bacterium genome:
- a CDS encoding NAD(P)-dependent glycerol-3-phosphate dehydrogenase, with protein sequence MTKTQKIGIIGAGAWGCALAIAFERAGFEILIWSFETDVRDQINQNHENKTYLQDHKLSPRIKATSSFADFEDFTTLLLVCPTQHISTISKELYQFIDPKTLIVICSKGVDIKSAKLPSELLHDINPNANLAILSGPSFARDVALNLPTALTFAYADNKKGLEFCKEFATKTFRPYWSDDIIGAQIGGAIKNIIAIGCGIILGKKWGDNARAALITRGLNEMAQLSHIMGGKPQSLMGLAGIGDLTLTCNSLESRNMSLGYALGQGQSLADYIQDKKTVCEGLKTVEAIPALKAKYPELDMPTCEALYEVLIKGASIDQTLNGLLSRPIKEEILY encoded by the coding sequence ATGACCAAAACACAGAAAATAGGCATTATTGGCGCAGGCGCCTGGGGATGCGCCCTTGCAATCGCCTTTGAACGCGCCGGATTTGAAATCCTGATCTGGTCTTTTGAAACCGACGTTCGTGATCAAATCAATCAAAATCATGAAAATAAAACCTATCTTCAAGATCATAAATTATCACCTCGAATAAAAGCCACCTCTTCTTTTGCAGATTTTGAAGACTTTACAACTTTGCTTCTCGTGTGCCCAACACAACACATTAGCACCATCAGTAAAGAACTCTATCAATTTATTGATCCTAAAACACTCATCGTTATTTGTTCAAAAGGCGTTGATATCAAAAGCGCAAAATTACCATCTGAACTTCTTCACGATATCAATCCAAATGCAAATCTTGCAATCCTCTCCGGCCCTAGCTTTGCCAGAGACGTTGCTCTTAATTTACCCACAGCACTTACTTTTGCTTATGCTGACAACAAAAAGGGCCTTGAATTCTGTAAAGAATTTGCCACAAAAACTTTTAGACCTTACTGGTCTGATGACATCATCGGCGCTCAAATAGGAGGCGCCATTAAAAATATTATCGCTATTGGCTGCGGTATCATTCTTGGTAAAAAATGGGGAGACAATGCCCGTGCCGCTCTCATCACCAGGGGCCTTAATGAGATGGCACAATTAAGTCATATAATGGGAGGAAAACCCCAAAGTCTTATGGGTCTTGCTGGTATCGGAGATTTGACTCTCACTTGCAATAGTCTTGAATCTCGGAACATGTCTTTAGGCTATGCTTTGGGACAAGGACAAAGTCTTGCTGACTATATCCAGGACAAAAAAACCGTTTGTGAAGGGCTCAAAACGGTTGAAGCGATACCTGCCCTTAAAGCAAAATACCCCGAGCTTGACATGCCAACCTGTGAGGCTCTCTATGAAGTCCTGATTAAAGGAGCATCTATTGACCAAACGCTCAATGGCCTTTTATCACGTCCGATTAAAGAAGAAATCCTCTATTAA
- a CDS encoding putative O-glycosylation ligase, exosortase A system-associated: MRDLFFVIFVGALLPGIFLHPFTGVLMYVWFSLMNPHQLTWGFAQSIPTAFIIALMTMVAFFLDKKRSLPKSPIFVLICCFMVTLTISAIFSLTPEISWDLWNRYMKTLFFCLLAFIMMTTKLRVQALVWVAIVSLGYFGIKGGAFSINTLGQYRFQGPDGTQIGDNNHMALALLMTLPLMNYLRLTTKNKLAQYVLLLSMCLTFLAVLTTYSRGGMIGLAAVTIFLWFKSKHKMRSLLFLSVLAIAALSFMPDKFFNRADTIQTAEKDDSFRGRLDAWHYAWNVALSRPMTGGGISSTIVPYIFQKYNQESKVTQGGRAAHSIYFQVLGDQGFIGLFIFLSMITISWFNGSWLIKNTRGLAGHLWVQELSKMLQVGVIAYIVAGAALSMAYYDLFYIYAIILARLRLMVQEVIVNNRIQGLPSIAQVISR; this comes from the coding sequence ATGAGAGATCTTTTCTTCGTCATTTTTGTAGGGGCATTATTGCCAGGTATTTTTTTACACCCTTTCACAGGGGTTTTAATGTATGTTTGGTTTTCTCTGATGAATCCGCATCAATTGACATGGGGCTTTGCTCAATCTATTCCAACAGCCTTTATTATTGCTTTGATGACCATGGTCGCATTTTTTCTTGATAAAAAAAGGTCTCTGCCAAAATCTCCTATTTTTGTTTTGATCTGTTGCTTTATGGTGACATTGACAATTTCAGCCATTTTCTCATTAACGCCAGAGATCTCATGGGATCTGTGGAATCGTTATATGAAGACACTCTTTTTTTGTTTGCTTGCCTTTATCATGATGACAACAAAACTGAGGGTGCAGGCTCTTGTTTGGGTAGCCATTGTATCTCTGGGGTATTTTGGTATTAAAGGTGGTGCCTTTTCGATTAACACATTAGGGCAGTACCGTTTCCAGGGCCCGGATGGTACTCAGATAGGCGATAATAACCATATGGCCTTGGCGCTTCTTATGACACTTCCTTTGATGAATTATTTACGTCTCACAACAAAGAATAAACTGGCGCAATATGTATTGTTGCTCTCGATGTGTTTAACTTTTTTGGCGGTGCTGACAACTTATTCTCGCGGCGGGATGATCGGTCTTGCTGCAGTGACCATTTTTCTGTGGTTTAAGAGTAAGCATAAAATGAGAAGTCTCTTATTTTTAAGTGTTCTAGCGATTGCGGCCCTGTCATTTATGCCGGATAAATTCTTTAATCGAGCTGATACGATTCAAACGGCTGAGAAAGATGATTCATTTCGTGGGCGCCTTGATGCTTGGCACTATGCTTGGAATGTTGCCCTTAGCAGGCCGATGACTGGTGGGGGGATTTCATCGACGATTGTTCCTTATATATTCCAAAAATATAATCAGGAGAGTAAAGTTACTCAAGGTGGTCGTGCAGCCCATAGTATTTATTTTCAGGTTCTGGGAGATCAAGGCTTTATTGGTCTCTTTATTTTTTTATCAATGATCACTATCTCTTGGTTCAATGGTTCTTGGCTTATCAAGAATACAAGAGGTCTTGCAGGTCATCTCTGGGTCCAGGAGCTTTCAAAAATGCTTCAGGTGGGGGTAATTGCTTATATTGTTGCCGGAGCGGCTCTTTCAATGGCTTATTATGATTTGTTTTATATTTACGCAATTATCCTTGCGCGCCTAAGGTTGATGGTGCAGGAAGTAATTGTCAATAATCGAATACAAGGCTTACCCTCTATCGCTCAGGTGATATCGAGATGA
- a CDS encoding alkaline phosphatase family protein: MNKTKRLIVVEFNELCPSLLQRWMGEGILPNFKKFYDHSISYVTEADSDPPHLEPWVQWYSLHTGLDFEQHQVKNLTDGPRAKFPDIWSVLHKNGKTASSCSSMNVKGFENEGSFFIPDPWSTTEKAYPEKLNKLYRFVSNRVQEYSNKSNKPSFTESLGFLFFCLTHGLKISTLFKIAFLLFEEKVVNPGMAWKKAVVLDWILTDIFKYFWKKTKPEFATFFLNSTAHFQHGYWRYFEPEKFEVKPSKTDVDRYQGAIKFGYCNMDITLGKLLELEDENTTFIFATALSQQPFLKYEGIGGQHFYRPYDIAKFLNHIGVAYENCQPVMTHQFILHFETSEKRQNAMEILTSLHAGEQPVMNVIENVGNSLYIGCQLRQEMPEDLLICFKGLASKNESFFDWFYEIEEIKSGCHHKDGALWFRIGKKKEVSSKIPLRDIFPTILDMLDVDYKPSEGHPFKGQSLMKSW, translated from the coding sequence ATGAATAAAACTAAGCGTTTGATTGTCGTTGAATTTAATGAGCTTTGCCCATCTTTATTGCAGAGATGGATGGGGGAAGGCATATTGCCGAATTTCAAAAAGTTTTATGATCATTCCATTTCATATGTGACTGAGGCTGACTCAGATCCGCCGCATCTAGAGCCGTGGGTGCAATGGTATTCATTACATACAGGCTTAGATTTTGAACAGCACCAAGTAAAAAATCTAACAGATGGTCCTCGAGCAAAGTTTCCTGACATCTGGTCTGTTCTTCATAAAAATGGCAAGACGGCCTCGAGCTGTTCAAGTATGAATGTTAAGGGGTTTGAAAATGAGGGGTCATTTTTCATCCCAGATCCATGGTCGACAACGGAAAAAGCATATCCTGAAAAGCTCAATAAATTATATAGGTTTGTTTCAAATAGAGTTCAAGAATATTCAAATAAGTCAAACAAGCCAAGCTTTACTGAGTCGCTCGGGTTTTTGTTTTTTTGTCTGACCCATGGTTTAAAAATATCTACATTGTTCAAAATTGCGTTTCTCCTCTTTGAGGAGAAAGTTGTTAATCCTGGGATGGCTTGGAAAAAAGCGGTTGTGTTAGATTGGATATTAACAGATATTTTTAAATATTTTTGGAAGAAAACAAAGCCTGAGTTCGCGACCTTTTTCTTAAATAGTACAGCGCATTTCCAGCACGGCTATTGGAGATATTTTGAACCTGAAAAATTCGAAGTTAAGCCTTCAAAGACTGATGTGGATAGGTATCAAGGTGCCATTAAGTTTGGATATTGTAATATGGATATAACATTGGGCAAGCTATTAGAGTTGGAAGATGAGAATACGACTTTTATTTTCGCCACGGCTTTGAGTCAGCAACCGTTCTTAAAATATGAGGGGATTGGTGGTCAGCATTTTTATAGGCCGTATGATATTGCAAAATTTTTAAATCATATAGGTGTTGCCTATGAGAATTGTCAGCCAGTGATGACTCATCAATTTATATTGCACTTCGAGACCTCAGAGAAACGTCAAAATGCAATGGAAATTCTAACGTCACTTCATGCTGGAGAGCAACCTGTCATGAATGTTATAGAAAACGTAGGCAATTCACTTTATATTGGTTGTCAGTTGCGTCAGGAAATGCCTGAGGATCTATTGATCTGTTTTAAAGGTCTGGCCTCTAAAAATGAAAGTTTTTTTGATTGGTTTTATGAGATTGAGGAAATTAAGAGCGGCTGTCATCATAAAGATGGGGCTCTTTGGTTTAGAATCGGTAAGAAAAAAGAAGTTTCGTCTAAAATACCTCTTCGTGATATATTCCCAACTATATTGGACATGCTGGATGTTGATTATAAGCCGTCAGAGGGGCATCCTTTCAAAGGTCAGAGTTTAATGAAGAGTTGGTGA
- a CDS encoding DNA polymerase III subunit beta, producing MKLTIERAALVRALGHIQSIVEKRNTIPILSNVLIRATEGAVQFIATDMEIEVIETAPGQVEREGSVTTSAIKLYEISKKLPDGAQIQLIQPEGEMILQVKSAKSNFKLGCLPVSDFPLMPVEQSERQLDIPSQGLKNLIDATKFSMSNEETRFYLNGIYFHTLLDDNGKKILRAVATDGHRLAQSDIALENQDLDVPGIILPRKTVNELCKLIDNAADVVHVGLSGTKIQFSFDTIELKSKLIDGSFPDYERVIPKENFKKLRVNTDLFAKAVDRVATLSNEKSRAIKLDIRPGQMILSATSADSGSAVEELDVEYQENEMAVGFNAKYVLDVAQQMRGKEIQLDFSEPSAPTILREIQDGKSLYVLMPMKV from the coding sequence ATGAAATTAACAATCGAACGCGCAGCTCTCGTCAGAGCTCTCGGACATATTCAAAGTATCGTTGAAAAACGGAACACCATTCCAATCCTCTCAAATGTGCTCATCAGAGCAACGGAAGGTGCTGTGCAATTCATCGCAACGGATATGGAAATTGAAGTGATCGAAACCGCCCCAGGGCAGGTCGAACGCGAAGGAAGTGTTACAACTTCAGCTATTAAGCTCTATGAAATTTCAAAAAAGTTACCAGATGGTGCGCAAATTCAGTTGATCCAACCAGAAGGCGAGATGATTCTTCAGGTTAAGTCAGCCAAATCCAATTTCAAACTAGGGTGCCTTCCTGTCTCCGATTTTCCATTGATGCCAGTTGAGCAAAGTGAACGTCAGCTTGATATTCCATCGCAGGGGCTCAAAAACCTTATTGATGCGACTAAATTCTCAATGTCAAATGAAGAAACACGCTTCTATTTGAACGGCATCTATTTCCATACCTTGCTTGATGATAATGGAAAGAAAATTTTAAGAGCTGTCGCAACCGATGGTCACCGTCTGGCGCAATCAGATATCGCTCTTGAGAATCAAGATCTTGATGTTCCTGGCATTATACTGCCTCGTAAAACGGTCAATGAGCTTTGCAAGCTGATTGATAATGCAGCTGATGTTGTTCATGTTGGCCTGTCTGGGACTAAAATTCAGTTCTCATTCGATACGATTGAACTCAAATCAAAATTGATTGATGGATCCTTCCCTGATTATGAGCGCGTGATTCCAAAGGAAAATTTCAAAAAATTACGTGTCAATACAGATCTCTTTGCAAAGGCCGTTGACCGTGTGGCAACCCTTTCAAATGAGAAATCACGTGCCATTAAACTTGATATTCGTCCAGGACAAATGATCCTCTCAGCAACCAGTGCAGACTCAGGTAGTGCTGTTGAAGAGCTTGATGTTGAGTATCAGGAAAACGAGATGGCTGTTGGTTTTAACGCAAAATATGTTCTTGATGTCGCACAGCAAATGCGCGGTAAAGAAATTCAGCTCGATTTTTCAGAGCCTTCTGCACCAACCATTCTACGTGAAATTCAGGACGGAAAATCTCTTTATGTTCTTATGCCCATGAAGGTGTGA
- the recF gene encoding DNA replication/repair protein RecF, with product MATSSLFIQHLHLHQFRSYPALHLDVNDQIVVLAGPNGAGKTNVLEALSLLTPMGGFRKASLEDYSHVANGSFEADIAPKGWAINAHFETIYGSQKVQAALVRRQDEASEGDDLDDEDTDVNGRKRSSRAFKVNGRPLKTSAEFASYIHMIWLTPQMDRIFIDQAQYRRRFFDLLVSNFDPQFSGLLTKYSRLLRDRAKLLRERHPDMRWIRVIEEQIVQIGVALSAARLDFLRCFEPYLRHASESFASPLISISNWVEESLLVSPAIKVEAEWLSKLEKSRAIDMETGGAQVGSHKMDLAVFHPDKKIPAKHCSTGEQKSFLISMILAEAKMLKAEKGIEPILLLDEVAAHLDEHKKRALFEEILKTGAQTWITTTEHNLFSAFQEKLCYYNVLPGTITKMLV from the coding sequence ATGGCGACTTCTTCCTTATTCATTCAACATTTGCATCTGCATCAATTTCGATCGTATCCCGCGCTTCATCTTGATGTTAATGATCAGATTGTCGTTTTGGCTGGGCCAAATGGAGCAGGGAAAACCAATGTGCTCGAAGCTCTATCGCTCTTAACGCCGATGGGCGGCTTTCGTAAGGCGAGCCTTGAAGATTATAGTCATGTGGCAAATGGGTCTTTTGAGGCTGATATTGCTCCCAAGGGCTGGGCAATCAATGCTCATTTCGAGACCATTTACGGATCGCAAAAGGTACAGGCTGCATTGGTGAGACGTCAGGATGAAGCTTCAGAGGGCGATGACCTTGATGATGAAGATACGGATGTGAATGGCCGTAAAAGATCAAGTCGCGCCTTTAAGGTGAATGGAAGGCCTCTGAAGACGTCAGCTGAATTTGCATCCTATATTCATATGATTTGGCTTACCCCGCAAATGGACAGGATATTTATTGATCAGGCTCAATATCGTCGGCGTTTTTTCGACCTTCTTGTCAGTAACTTCGATCCCCAATTTTCAGGTCTTTTAACGAAATATAGCCGCCTCTTGCGTGATCGCGCGAAGCTCTTGAGAGAGCGGCATCCTGATATGCGCTGGATTCGTGTCATCGAAGAGCAGATTGTACAAATTGGCGTTGCTTTGTCGGCGGCGCGTCTTGATTTTTTAAGGTGCTTTGAGCCTTATCTGCGCCATGCTTCAGAGTCCTTCGCATCGCCTCTTATTTCAATTAGCAATTGGGTTGAAGAGTCTCTCTTAGTGAGCCCTGCGATTAAGGTTGAGGCTGAGTGGTTATCTAAGCTCGAGAAGTCAAGGGCGATTGATATGGAAACAGGCGGTGCTCAAGTGGGCTCCCACAAAATGGATTTGGCGGTTTTTCATCCGGATAAAAAAATACCGGCAAAACATTGCTCCACGGGTGAGCAAAAATCATTCTTAATATCAATGATTTTGGCAGAGGCAAAAATGCTTAAAGCCGAAAAAGGCATAGAGCCTATTTTGCTTCTTGATGAAGTTGCTGCGCATCTTGATGAGCATAAGAAAAGAGCTCTTTTCGAGGAGATACTAAAAACAGGGGCGCAAACATGGATAACAACCACAGAACACAATCTCTTTAGTGCTTTTCAGGAAAAACTATGCTACTATAATGTCCTACCTGGGACAATTACGAAAATGCTCGTATAA
- the gyrB gene encoding DNA topoisomerase (ATP-hydrolyzing) subunit B has translation MTQEYDAESIKVLKGLDAVRKRPGMYIGDTDDGSGLHHMVYEVVDNAIDESLAGHCDHVDVVLNSDGSVTVRDNGRGIPVDMHSEGVSAAEVIMTQLHAGGKFDQNSYKVSGGLHGVGVSVVNALSERLDLKIKRNGKLWFMRFRHGVAEAPLKAIDDVPATETGTEVTFLPSTETFTQTEFDFSRLEHRLRELAFLNSGVRLILCDGRMPEEKKTDLQYQGGLEAFVEWLDRAKTALHKPSISMLKKQDDITVAAAMQWTDSYHENVLCFTNNIPQRDGGTHLAGFRGALTRVVNQYAETSGMLKKEKIAITGEDIREGITCVLSVKVPDPKFSSQTKDKLVSSEVRPAVESAINAALSEWFEEHPTEAKKIVQKVCEAAAAREAARKARELTRRKGALDFTSLPGKLADCQERDPAKSELFLVEGDSAGGSAKQGRSRQFQAILPLRGKILNVERARFDKMLSSQEIGTLITALGTSIGHEEFNLEKLRYHKIIIMTDADVDGSHIRTLLLTFFYRQMPQLIEQGNLYIAQPPLYKIKRGTAKERYLKNDRALENYLIEQGTADVTLEFNNGQVLDSETLRQYAESARQLKPHLEKLAQRVGDVDLTEMALLHGILTPDMFEQGDEATKKASLEEFVKFLQEKEQSLYGIHAGAWKADYELDRGFILSLTKRSVTSVFKINRDIVNSLESRRIYALKSNVSIYKNAVGRLLYRGKEQALISGPMSLYEAIIVIGRQGVNIQRYKGLGEMNAEQLWDTTLNPENRVLLKVQVNHTDKADEIFSTLMGDVVEPRRDFIQGNALKVSNLDV, from the coding sequence ATGACTCAGGAATATGATGCTGAATCAATTAAAGTTTTAAAAGGTCTTGATGCTGTTCGTAAAAGGCCTGGCATGTACATTGGTGATACTGATGATGGATCAGGGCTTCACCATATGGTTTATGAAGTTGTTGATAATGCAATCGATGAATCTTTAGCGGGGCATTGTGATCATGTTGATGTGGTCCTGAATTCTGATGGATCGGTGACAGTGCGTGATAATGGGCGCGGTATCCCAGTTGATATGCACTCAGAAGGTGTTTCTGCTGCTGAAGTCATTATGACTCAGTTACATGCAGGTGGTAAGTTTGACCAGAATTCTTATAAAGTATCTGGCGGTCTACATGGCGTGGGTGTTTCTGTTGTAAATGCTCTTTCTGAGCGCCTCGATCTTAAAATTAAGCGTAACGGTAAATTGTGGTTTATGCGGTTCCGTCATGGTGTTGCAGAAGCCCCTTTGAAAGCAATTGATGATGTTCCGGCAACTGAAACAGGAACAGAAGTTACTTTTTTGCCATCAACAGAAACTTTTACACAGACAGAGTTTGACTTTTCTAGGCTTGAGCATCGTTTACGGGAATTAGCTTTTTTGAATTCTGGCGTCCGCTTGATTCTCTGCGATGGCAGAATGCCAGAGGAGAAAAAGACTGATCTTCAATATCAAGGAGGCCTTGAGGCTTTTGTTGAATGGCTGGATAGAGCAAAAACAGCTCTTCACAAACCATCAATTTCTATGTTAAAGAAACAAGATGATATTACTGTTGCAGCAGCGATGCAATGGACAGACAGTTATCATGAGAATGTTCTTTGCTTTACAAATAATATTCCGCAAAGGGATGGCGGAACGCACTTAGCTGGCTTTAGAGGTGCATTGACACGTGTTGTGAACCAGTATGCAGAAACATCTGGCATGCTCAAGAAAGAAAAAATCGCAATTACAGGTGAAGATATTCGTGAGGGAATTACGTGCGTTTTATCAGTGAAAGTGCCTGATCCAAAATTCTCATCTCAAACAAAAGATAAGCTTGTGTCATCAGAGGTCCGTCCTGCTGTTGAATCTGCGATCAATGCAGCACTGTCAGAGTGGTTTGAAGAGCATCCAACTGAAGCTAAAAAAATTGTCCAGAAAGTATGTGAAGCTGCAGCTGCCAGAGAAGCTGCGCGTAAAGCAAGAGAGCTGACCCGTCGTAAAGGCGCGCTTGATTTTACATCATTGCCTGGAAAACTGGCAGATTGCCAAGAAAGAGATCCCGCCAAATCTGAATTGTTCCTCGTTGAGGGAGATTCTGCGGGTGGCTCAGCAAAGCAAGGCCGTTCACGTCAATTCCAAGCAATTTTGCCTTTGCGTGGTAAGATCTTGAACGTTGAGAGAGCACGTTTTGATAAAATGCTCTCATCACAAGAAATTGGAACGCTCATTACAGCTTTAGGGACCAGCATTGGTCATGAAGAATTTAATCTTGAGAAATTGCGTTATCATAAAATCATTATCATGACCGATGCTGACGTCGATGGTAGCCACATCAGAACGCTGCTATTGACATTTTTCTATCGTCAAATGCCTCAGTTGATTGAGCAAGGTAACCTTTACATTGCTCAGCCGCCTCTATATAAAATTAAACGTGGCACCGCCAAAGAACGCTATTTGAAAAATGATAGAGCTCTCGAGAATTATTTAATTGAGCAAGGAACAGCTGATGTCACTCTTGAATTTAATAATGGTCAAGTGCTTGATAGCGAGACTTTGCGTCAGTATGCAGAAAGTGCGCGTCAGTTAAAACCTCATCTTGAAAAATTAGCTCAAAGAGTTGGTGATGTAGACTTAACAGAGATGGCTCTTCTGCATGGCATTTTAACGCCAGATATGTTTGAACAGGGTGATGAAGCGACTAAAAAAGCTTCTTTAGAAGAGTTTGTTAAATTCTTACAAGAAAAAGAGCAGTCTCTTTATGGCATTCATGCAGGAGCATGGAAGGCAGATTATGAACTTGATCGTGGGTTTATTTTGTCTTTGACCAAAAGAAGCGTAACGAGCGTTTTCAAGATCAATCGCGATATTGTAAATTCACTTGAATCACGCCGTATTTATGCACTGAAATCAAATGTGTCAATTTATAAAAATGCAGTTGGACGTTTGCTCTATCGTGGCAAGGAACAGGCTTTGATTTCAGGGCCCATGAGTCTTTATGAAGCCATTATTGTGATTGGCAGACAAGGCGTGAATATTCAGCGCTATAAAGGTCTTGGTGAGATGAATGCTGAACAACTTTGGGATACAACATTAAATCCTGAGAATCGTGTTCTCTTGAAGGTCCAAGTGAATCACACGGATAAGGCTGATGAGATCTTCTCAACCCTCATGGGTGATGTTGTTGAGCCGCGTCGTGACTTTATTCAGGGTAATGCGCTAAAGGTGTCGAACTTAGACGTGTAA
- a CDS encoding tRNA-binding protein — protein sequence MTISYDDFERVQIRSGTIMKAELFPKAKKPAYKIWVDFGEDIGVLQTSAQVTVHYSPDTLIGKHVAGCVNLGERNIAGFISQFLLLGFSDEKGDIVLISPSSAVPNGQKLH from the coding sequence ATGACAATTTCGTATGACGATTTTGAGCGCGTCCAAATACGCTCAGGCACAATTATGAAGGCAGAGCTCTTCCCAAAAGCAAAGAAGCCAGCCTATAAAATCTGGGTTGATTTTGGCGAAGATATTGGCGTTCTGCAAACATCGGCACAAGTAACGGTCCATTATAGTCCGGATACTTTGATTGGCAAACACGTTGCAGGCTGCGTCAATTTAGGGGAGAGAAATATTGCTGGTTTCATCTCGCAATTTTTACTGCTCGGCTTTTCTGATGAAAAAGGAGATATCGTTCTGATCTCTCCCAGCTCAGCTGTACCGAATGGCCAGAAATTACATTGA
- a CDS encoding short-chain fatty acid transporter produces the protein MMSRIALPFVRLFNRWMPDPFIFALLLTLVTFGFAIGAGHTSPIEATQIWGSNIWKLLAFTAQIGMTLITGHVLAHTPIARMLLSKSANLVRTSSSAYLIVGFIAAVGSFINWGIGLIVSAIIAREVASICYKKKIKVHYPLLIATAYSGFVVWHQGLSATIGLSIASPDHLLVEMMGQVPVSKTIFSAWNLTTAAIVILTMPIVMMLLKPKKIDCFPMSKDLVFEDESTTNDTEKHEFIKTPAGWVENSRLLNIIFGLIGLVYIIHHCFILKAGLDLNLVNFTFLLLGILCARSPIHFVNLVSHAAASLGPIMIQFPFYAGIMGLMLDSGVGKLIIDWFLTFSTAKTLPFWSFISSGILNIFVPSGGGGWAIQGPIAAEAALKLNADMARVAMGVAMGDQWTNMIQPFWAIPALSIAGLQVKDIMGYCVISLIWSGLIFSIALLCF, from the coding sequence ATGATGAGCAGAATCGCCCTTCCCTTTGTACGCCTTTTTAACAGATGGATGCCTGATCCTTTCATTTTCGCTCTCCTATTAACTCTTGTCACTTTTGGCTTTGCAATTGGTGCTGGCCATACAAGCCCTATTGAAGCAACTCAAATCTGGGGTAGCAATATCTGGAAACTCCTGGCTTTTACAGCCCAAATCGGAATGACACTCATTACAGGTCATGTACTTGCTCATACCCCTATTGCACGAATGCTCTTGAGCAAATCTGCAAATCTTGTTCGGACCTCATCATCTGCCTATCTGATTGTTGGCTTCATTGCAGCCGTTGGTTCATTTATCAATTGGGGAATTGGTCTCATTGTGAGTGCCATTATTGCACGTGAAGTTGCTTCAATCTGCTACAAGAAAAAAATCAAAGTTCACTATCCACTTTTGATTGCAACAGCCTATTCTGGCTTTGTGGTTTGGCATCAAGGTCTTTCTGCAACCATCGGTCTTTCGATTGCATCACCTGATCATCTTCTCGTTGAAATGATGGGACAGGTTCCTGTTTCAAAAACAATTTTTTCTGCTTGGAATTTAACAACAGCTGCCATTGTCATTCTCACAATGCCAATTGTCATGATGCTTTTAAAACCAAAGAAAATAGATTGTTTTCCAATGAGCAAAGATCTGGTCTTTGAAGATGAATCAACAACAAACGATACAGAAAAGCACGAATTCATCAAGACACCTGCAGGATGGGTAGAAAATTCGAGATTGCTCAACATTATCTTCGGCCTGATAGGACTTGTTTATATCATTCATCATTGCTTTATTCTAAAGGCTGGCCTTGATCTAAACCTTGTCAATTTCACCTTTTTACTACTTGGCATTTTGTGCGCAAGATCACCTATCCACTTTGTGAATCTTGTTTCACATGCAGCAGCATCACTAGGCCCAATCATGATTCAATTCCCTTTTTATGCAGGAATTATGGGACTCATGCTTGATTCAGGCGTCGGAAAACTCATCATCGACTGGTTCTTAACATTCTCAACAGCTAAAACACTTCCTTTCTGGTCATTCATCAGCTCAGGCATTTTGAACATCTTTGTACCATCAGGCGGCGGTGGCTGGGCTATTCAAGGACCAATTGCTGCTGAAGCTGCTCTCAAACTTAATGCTGATATGGCACGCGTTGCTATGGGGGTTGCGATGGGCGACCAGTGGACCAATATGATTCAGCCTTTCTGGGCCATTCCTGCTCTCTCTATTGCAGGTCTTCAGGTCAAAGATATTATGGGCTACTGCGTGATCTCTCTGATCTGGTCAGGCCTTATTTTCTCAATTGCTCTCCTTTGTTTCTAA